In a genomic window of Cyprinus carpio isolate SPL01 chromosome A10, ASM1834038v1, whole genome shotgun sequence:
- the LOC109069885 gene encoding chondroitin sulfate N-acetylgalactosaminyltransferase 1-like, which yields MVRSDAQTLLNYVILPNLLLRLSVVMLRRGLLVWLSRVGVLLVVVCCCFSLLYVITCSPHADEPMAGQPLPRAGGMAMPGGPSRPGGVGGAPIGPARREGFQALLQEREEQHRQHITSLKKQIAQLKEALQERREQLKGMQDSMEKTAGEGTVGDVADEHSHSDLQEFLRSQLSRAEVHSGVRLPSEYAVVPFESFTLQRVYQLEMGLTHHPEEKPVRKDRRDELGEVVESALHALNAPNQGGDKTKPSKVYTPSDFIEGIARTEKDKGTLYELTFRGEQKQEFRRLLLFRPFGPLMKVKSELVESANVAINIVLPLSQRADKFKQFMHNFREVCVKQDGRVHLTVVYFGKDQMNEVKGTLENTSRELNFHNFTLIQLNEEFSRGRGLDVGARAWKGGNVLLFFCDVDIFFTADFLNTCRLNAQPGKKVFYPVLFSQYNPAVIYGSHDHIPPVEQQLIIKKDTGFWRDFGFGMTCQYRSDFINIGGFDVDIKGWGGEDVHLYRKYLHSNLLVVRAPSRGLFHLWHEKHCADELPPDQYKMCMQSKAMNEASHGQLGMLLFRHEIEAHLRKQKQRSGAKKS from the exons atGGTACGCAGTGATGCCCAAACTTTATTGAACTACGTCATCCTACCCAACTTGTTGTTGAGGTTGTCAGTCGTGATGCTGCGCAGGGGTCTGCTGGTCTGGCTCTCACGTGTGGGTGTTCTGTTAGTGGTGGTGTGCTGTTGTTTTTCCCTCCTTTATGTCATCACCTGCAGCCCCCATGCTGATGAGCCCATGGCTGGGCAACCCCTGCCCAGGGCTGGAGGGATGGCTATGCCAGGAGGTCCAAGCAGGCCAGGTGGGGTTGGAGGGGCCCCCATCGGCCCTGCCAGACGGGAAGGGTTCCAAGCCCTTCTCCAAGAGCGCGAAGAGCAGCACCGGCAGCATATTACTAGCTTGAAAAAACAAATTGCTCAACTTAAAGAGGCTCTCCAGGAACGGCGCGAACAACTTAAAGGCATGCAGGACTCTATGGAGAAGACAGCTGGAGAGGGCACTGTGGGTGACGTGGCTGACGAACACAGTCACAGCGACCTGCAGGAGTTCCTACGCAGTCAGCTGAGCCGGGCAGAGGTGCACTCCGGCGTTCGACTTCCGAGCGAGTACGCTGTAGTGCCCTTTGAGAGTTTCACCTTACAACGTGTCTACCAGCTGGAAATGGGGTTGACCCATCACCCTGAGGAGAAGCCGGTGAGGAAGGACCGCAGGGATGAGCTGGGGGAGGTGGTGGAGAGCGCACTGCACGCCCTCAATGCACCAAATCAAGGTGGAGACAAAACAAAACCTAGCAAAGTCTACACACCATCAGACTTTATAGAAG GCATAGCGCGCACTGAGAAGGACAAGGGCACGCTGTACGAGCTGACCTTCCGCGGAGAGCAGAAGCAGGAGTTTCGCAGGCTGCTTCTCTTCCGCCCCTTCGGCCCCCtcatgaaagtgaaaagtgagcTGGTGGAGTCGGCCAACGTTGCCATTAACATTGTGCTGCCTCTGTCCCAGAGAGCCGACAAATTCAAACAGTTCATGCACAACTTCAG agaggtgtgtgtgaaGCAGGATGGCCGGGTGCACCTTACCGTGGTATACTTTGGAAAGGACCAGATGAATGAAGTCAAAGGAACCTTGGAGAACACATCGAG GGAGCTGAATTTCCATAACTTCACTCTGATTCAGCTGAATGAGGAGTTTTCTCGGGGTCGAGGGCTGGATGTGGGCGCTCGTGCTTGGAAGGGAGGCAATGTGCTGCTCTTCTTCTGTGACGTGGACATCTTCTTCACAGCCGACTTCCTGAACACATGCCGTCTGAATGCCCAGCCAG GAAAGAAAGTGTTTTACCCCGTTCTCTTCAGCCAGTACAACCCAGCTGTGATCTACGGCAGTCATGATCACATCCCCCCTGTGGAACAGCAGCTG ATCATTAAGAAAGACACAGGCTTTTGGAGGGACTTTGGCTTTGGAATGACCTGCCAGTACAGATCCGATTTCATCAATATAG GTGGTTTCGATGTGGACATTAAAGGCTGGGGTGGCGAGGACGTCCACCTGTACAGGAAGTACCTCCACAGTAACCTGCTGGTGGTGCGCGCCCCGTCACGCGGTCTCTTCCACCTGTGGCACGAGAAGCACTGTGCTGACGAACTGCCTCCAGACCAGTACAAGATGTGCATGCAGTCCAAAGCCATGAATGAGGCCTCGCACGGCCAGCTGGGCATGCTGCTCTTCAGACACGAGATTGAGGCGCACCTCCGCAAACAGAAACAGCGAAGCGGAGCTAAAAAATCTTGA